CATCGAATGCATCGACATCTCCCACACGCAAGGGTCGAACGTCGTCGCCTCCCTCGTCGTGTTCGAAGACGGAATGGCGAAGAAGCGCGACTACCGACACTTCGCCATCCACGATGAAGCCGCCGCCGACGATACGGCTTCGATGTACGACGTCGTCTCCCGTCGCTTCAGCCGCTACCTCGAACAGATGACCTCCGAGGAGCCCGATGAGCGTTTCGGCTACCGGCCCAGCCTCCTCGTCGTCGACGGCGCCGGCCCGCAGGTCGCCGCCGCCACGCGGGCGTTGACCGATCTCGGGATCGTCGACATCTCCGTCGTCGGTCTGGCCAAGCGGCTCGAAGAGATCTGGGTACCCGACGACCCGTTCCCCGTGATCCTCCCGCGCAATTCCGAAGGCCTCTTCCTCATGCAGCGCCTGCGAGATGAGGCCCACCGCTTCGCCATCACCTATCACCGGTCCAAACGTGCGAAGGCGATGACGAGCTCGGTCCTCGACGACATTCCGGGCCTCGGGGAGTCGAAGCGCAGTGCTCTGCTGCGCCATTTCGGATCCGTGAAGAAGGTCCGCGCGGCCACCGAAGAGGAGATCTGCGAGGTGAGGGGAATCGGTCCCTCACTCGCAGCGAAGATCGCGGCGGCTCTGGCCGACTGAGCTCGGCGATTCTGCCCTAGAGTAGTGCCGAGAGACACAGTGCCCACCGACCGAACGGGCACGATCAGAGGAGGACGCGTGAGCATACAGGCCGAATCGAACGGATCCGACCACCCCATCGAGGTTGTGCTCGTCGCCGGCATGTCGGGAGCGGGCCGCACCACCGTGGCCAATGTGCTCGAAGACATGGATTGGTACGTCGTCGACAATCTGCCCCCGCAGATGATGCGTCCGCTCGTCGAGCTCGTCGCCCGTGCCGACGGCGCCCTGCCGAAGATCGCGATCGTCATCGACGCCAAGGGCCGGACGAAGTACACCGAACTGCAGCAGACGATCAGCGATTTCGTCGATCAGGGACTGTCCCTGCGCATCGTCTTCCTCGATGCCTCCGACGAGGTCCTAGTCCGACGCTTCGAATCGACGAGGCGACCCCACCCTCTGCAGGGGGAGGGGACCCTCCTCGAAGGCATCGAAGCCGAACGTGTCGAGCTCGAGTCGCTGAGACACCGAGCCGACATCATCGTCGACACCTCCGACCTCAACGTGCACCAGCTGTCCGCGGAGGTGCGCAAGCGCTTCAGCGATGATGACACACCACCGCTGCGACTGACGGTGATGAGCTTCGGGTTCAAATACGGACTGCCGAAGGACGCCGACCACATCGCCGACGTCCGCTTCCTGCCGAATCCGTACTGGATTCCCCACCTGCGCGGACACAACGGACTCGACTCCGATGTCGCGGATTACGTCCTCGAACAGAACGGCGCCGAGGAATTCATCGAACGCTATGCCGCGACCCTGTCCACGGTTGCCGAGGGCTATCTGCATGAGGGACGCGGATACGCGATGATCGGCATCGGCTGCACCGGCGGCAAGCACCGTTCCGTGGCGATCAGCGAACGTGTCGGACGCCTGCTGTCGGCCCAGACCGGCATTCCCGTGACCGTACGCCACCGCGATCTGGGAAGAGAATGACATGGAGACCGAAGATCTGCCCATCATCACCACGGGCTCCCAGAACGATGGTCCGAATATCGTCTCCTTCGGCGGAGGACACGGACTCTACGCGGCGCTGAGGGCGTTCCGTCTGCTCACCGAGGACCTCACCGCCGTCGTCACCGTCGCCGATGACGGAGGTTCGTCCGGTCGTCTGCGCGACGAACTGGGCGGACTGCCTCCCGGCGACCTGCGGATGGCCCTGGCCGCGCTCTGCGACGATGGCACATGGGGCCAGACCTGGCGTGATGTCATCCAGCACCGTTTCGAATCCGCAGGGGAGCTGCACGGCCATGCGGTGGGCAATCTGCTCATCGCCGCACTCTGGCAGATCCACGGCGACCATGTGGCCGGCCTCGACTGGATGGCCCGCCTGCTGCGCGCCCACGGCCGCGTGCTGCCTATGTCCTCGGTGCCGCTGACGATCGAGGCCGATGTGAAGTTCCCCGGCTCGTTCCAAGTCGTGCGCGGACAGTCCGTGCTCGCCTCGACCAGCGGCCACGTCGAGACCGTGCGCCTCGATCCGGCGGCCCCACCCGCTCGCTTCGAGACGATCGAAGTCGTGGAGGAAGCCGATGTCCTCAACCTCGGCCCAGGCTCCTGGTACACCTCGGTGATGCCGCATCTGCTCGTGCCTTCGCTGGCGGAGGCGATCGTGGACTCGAAAGCGGTGAAATCCCTCACGCTCAACCTCAGCTCCACCGACGGCGAGACTAAAGATCTGAGCCTCGGCGAACACCTGACCTCCCTGCACCGGCATGCCCGCTCGCTGACCTTGGACTATGTCCTCGTCGACGAGGCCGCGACCGAACTCGAACCGGACCTGCCGCAGCAGGCCGAAGACATGTTCGGGGCGAAACTCTGGGAACGCCCCCTGCGTTCACGGAGACAGGGACAGCATGACAGCCTCAAACTGGCGGCATGCTACCGTGACATGTTGTTGGACGCCGGGATCGGCGTCGCCGAGCAGTGGTAGCAATTCAGGTGCAGGAGGACGAGCTATGGCACTGACCGCTCAGGTCAAGGATGAATTGGCGCGAGTGAAGATCACACGCACCTCCGCCCGCAAGGCCGAGGTCTCCTCGATCTTCCGCTTCTCCTCCGCCCTCCACCTCGTCAACGGCTCCATCGTTCTCGAAGCCGAACTCGACACCGCCCAAGCCGCCAAACGACTGCGTGCGGAGATCAAGGACCTCTACGGCCAGCATGCCGATATCGTCGTCATCAACGCCGCAGGGATCCGCCGCTCCAACCGCTACCTCCTGCGCGTCACCCGTGACGGGGGAGCACTGGCCCGCCAGACCGGACTCGTCGACAACCGCGGCCGCCCCGTGCGCGGACTGCCCTCGGCTATCGTCAACGGCTCCGTCGCCGATGCCGAAGCCGCCTGGCGCGGCGCCTTCCTCGCCCACGGCTCCCTGACGGAACCGGGACGCTCCTCGGCGCTGGAAGTCACGTGCCCCGGCCCCGAGGCGGCTCTTGCCCTCGTCGGTGCCGCCCGTCGTCTCGGACTGAGTGCGAAAGCACGCGAAGTCCGGGGAGTCGACCGTGTCGTCATCCGCGACGGCGACGATATCGCCGCACTGCTCACCCGCATGGGCTCCCACAGCGCCGTGCTGGTCTGGGAGGAGCGGCGGATGCGCCGGGAGGTCCGAGCGACGGCGAACCGCCTGGCGAACTTCGACGATGCGAACCTGCGCCGGTCGGCACGTGCCGCCGTGGCCTCCGGAGCCCGGGTCGAACGGGCACTGGAGATCCTCGGCGACGAGGTCCCCGAACACCTCCGCTACGCCGGTCAGCTGCGGGTGACCCACAAGCAGGCCTCCCTCGAGGAGCTCGGCCAGCTCGCAGACCCGCCGATGACGAAGGATGCGGTGGCCGGGCGGATCCGCAGGCTGCTGTCCACTGCGGACAAGCATGCGGAAGAACTGGGAATTCCCGGCACCGAAGCCAGCCTGACGCCGGAAATGCTCGAGGATCGCTAAGATCGAGGCATGAGACGAATCGCCATCAACGGCTTCGGCCGAATCGGCCGTGCCCTGTTCCGTCTGTCCCTCGAACCCGATACCGATTTCGAGGTCGTGGCCATCAACGACCTCACCGATACGACGACCCTGGCCCACCTTCTCACCCACGACTCGGTGTGGCCGCGCTTAGACCATGACGTCGACGCGACCGACGAGGCGATCATCGTCGATGGACGAGAGATCGCCGTCACCAGCCAAGCCGACCCAGCCGAAATCGACTGGAGTTCGCACAATGTCGAACTCGTCGTCGAATCCACCGGACGCTTCACCCGCCAGGACCAGGCCGAGGCCCACCTGGGAGGCACCGTGAAGACCGTCGTCCTCTCCGCCCCCGGAAAGGACGTCGACGCGACTCTCGTCATGGGCGTGAACGAAGACACCTTCGATCCGACCGAACATTCCGTCGTCTCGAACGCCTCGTGCACGACGAACTGCATGGCCACCGTCGTCAAGGCTCTCGACGACACCCTCGGCGTCGAAACCGGACTGCTCAACACCGTCCATGCCTACACCGGCGACCAGATGCTCGTCGACGGACCCCACCGGGACCTGCGCCGCGCCCGCGCCGCCGCCGTCAACATCGTGCCCACCACGACCGGAGCTGCACGCACGGTCGGCCGAGTCATGCCCCACCTCGAGGGCAAGCTCGACGGTCTGGCCGTCCGCGTGCCCGTACCCGCCGGATCGATCATCGACTTCACCTTCACCACGACTAAGAGTGCCGACCGCGACGAGGTCAATGCGCTCCTCGCCTCCGCAGCGGACGAATCACCCTACCTCGACTTCTCCACCGACGAACTCGTCTCCAGCGACATCGTCGGCACCACCGCCTCGGCGATCGTCGATTCCAAGCTCACGATGGTGCTCGGCGACCAGATCAAGGTCGTGGCCTGGTACGACAACGAGTGGGGCTACACGAACCGACTCAAAGACATGGTCAGCTACATTCTCAGCGAAAGGGACTCATGAGGACATTCGACGATGCGGGCATCTTCGCCGGTCGCACGGTGCTCGTCCGCAGCGATCTCAACGTGCCGATGGACGACGGCACCATCACCGACCGCGGCCGCATCCTGGCTTCGGCCGGAACCATCCGGTCGCTGGCCGAGGCGGGAGCCAAGGTCATCGTGATGTCGCATCTGGGCCGACCCAAGGGAGAACCGGATCCGCAGTTCTCGCTGGCCCCGATCGTCCCCGAACTCGCCGACGCCATCGGCCGCCTCGTCGCCTTCGCCTCCGATACCGTCGGTGACGATGCGAAGACGAAGGCGGCAGCCCTGTCCGACGGTGACGTGCTGCTGTTGGAGAACCTGCGCTTCAATCCCGGCGAGACCGCGAAGGACGATGCGCTGCGGCAGGAATTCGCCTCCCGACTGGCCGCACTGGCCGACGACTTCGTCTCCGACGGATTCGGCGTCGTCCACCGCAAGCAGGCCTCGGTCTTCGACATCGCCGAACTCCTCCCGCACTATGCCGGTTCGCTCGTGCGTGCGGAAGTCGAAGTCAGCGACAAGCTGCTCAACGACCCGGCCCGTCCGTTCACCGTCGTCCTCGGCGGATCGAAGGTCTCGGACAAACTCGGCGTCATCGACAACCTCATCGACCGTGCCGACAATCTGCTCATCGGCGGAGGAATGGTCTTCACCTTCCTCGCCGCACTCGGACACGACATCGGATCCAGCCTGGTCGAGAAAGACCGCATCGACGATGTCAAGGGCTACCTCCGACGCGCCGAGGCCGGTGGGGCTCGCATCGTCCTGCCCACGGACATCGTCATGGCCGCCTCCTTCGCAGCCGACGCCGAGAACTGGGTGCGGCCCGTTGCCGAACTCGAAGACACTCCGGCAGGAGCGGACGGCCT
Above is a window of Brevibacterium siliguriense DNA encoding:
- the rapZ gene encoding RNase adapter RapZ, with the protein product MQAESNGSDHPIEVVLVAGMSGAGRTTVANVLEDMDWYVVDNLPPQMMRPLVELVARADGALPKIAIVIDAKGRTKYTELQQTISDFVDQGLSLRIVFLDASDEVLVRRFESTRRPHPLQGEGTLLEGIEAERVELESLRHRADIIVDTSDLNVHQLSAEVRKRFSDDDTPPLRLTVMSFGFKYGLPKDADHIADVRFLPNPYWIPHLRGHNGLDSDVADYVLEQNGAEEFIERYAATLSTVAEGYLHEGRGYAMIGIGCTGGKHRSVAISERVGRLLSAQTGIPVTVRHRDLGRE
- a CDS encoding gluconeogenesis factor YvcK family protein, translated to METEDLPIITTGSQNDGPNIVSFGGGHGLYAALRAFRLLTEDLTAVVTVADDGGSSGRLRDELGGLPPGDLRMALAALCDDGTWGQTWRDVIQHRFESAGELHGHAVGNLLIAALWQIHGDHVAGLDWMARLLRAHGRVLPMSSVPLTIEADVKFPGSFQVVRGQSVLASTSGHVETVRLDPAAPPARFETIEVVEEADVLNLGPGSWYTSVMPHLLVPSLAEAIVDSKAVKSLTLNLSSTDGETKDLSLGEHLTSLHRHARSLTLDYVLVDEAATELEPDLPQQAEDMFGAKLWERPLRSRRQGQHDSLKLAACYRDMLLDAGIGVAEQW
- the whiA gene encoding DNA-binding protein WhiA, yielding MALTAQVKDELARVKITRTSARKAEVSSIFRFSSALHLVNGSIVLEAELDTAQAAKRLRAEIKDLYGQHADIVVINAAGIRRSNRYLLRVTRDGGALARQTGLVDNRGRPVRGLPSAIVNGSVADAEAAWRGAFLAHGSLTEPGRSSALEVTCPGPEAALALVGAARRLGLSAKAREVRGVDRVVIRDGDDIAALLTRMGSHSAVLVWEERRMRREVRATANRLANFDDANLRRSARAAVASGARVERALEILGDEVPEHLRYAGQLRVTHKQASLEELGQLADPPMTKDAVAGRIRRLLSTADKHAEELGIPGTEASLTPEMLEDR
- the gap gene encoding type I glyceraldehyde-3-phosphate dehydrogenase, with translation MRRIAINGFGRIGRALFRLSLEPDTDFEVVAINDLTDTTTLAHLLTHDSVWPRLDHDVDATDEAIIVDGREIAVTSQADPAEIDWSSHNVELVVESTGRFTRQDQAEAHLGGTVKTVVLSAPGKDVDATLVMGVNEDTFDPTEHSVVSNASCTTNCMATVVKALDDTLGVETGLLNTVHAYTGDQMLVDGPHRDLRRARAAAVNIVPTTTGAARTVGRVMPHLEGKLDGLAVRVPVPAGSIIDFTFTTTKSADRDEVNALLASAADESPYLDFSTDELVSSDIVGTTASAIVDSKLTMVLGDQIKVVAWYDNEWGYTNRLKDMVSYILSERDS
- a CDS encoding phosphoglycerate kinase, which gives rise to MRTFDDAGIFAGRTVLVRSDLNVPMDDGTITDRGRILASAGTIRSLAEAGAKVIVMSHLGRPKGEPDPQFSLAPIVPELADAIGRLVAFASDTVGDDAKTKAAALSDGDVLLLENLRFNPGETAKDDALRQEFASRLAALADDFVSDGFGVVHRKQASVFDIAELLPHYAGSLVRAEVEVSDKLLNDPARPFTVVLGGSKVSDKLGVIDNLIDRADNLLIGGGMVFTFLAALGHDIGSSLVEKDRIDDVKGYLRRAEAGGARIVLPTDIVMAASFAADAENWVRPVAELEDTPAGADGLGLDIGPESAAAYAEIIAASTTVFWNGPMGVFEFPAFAAGTKAVAQALTNEGSGERQRLTVVGGGDSAAAVRSLGFADDDFGHISTGGGASLEYLEGKTLPGLDALG